In Serinus canaria isolate serCan28SL12 chromosome 5, serCan2020, whole genome shotgun sequence, the following proteins share a genomic window:
- the LOC103826768 gene encoding L-lactate dehydrogenase A chain — protein sequence MSLKDQLIHTVHKQESHAENKISVVGVGAVGMACAISILMKDLADELALVDVVEDKLRGEMLDLQHGSLFLKTPKIVSGKDYSVTAHSKLVIVTAGARQQEGESRLNLVQRNVNIFKFIIPNVVKYSPDCKLLIVSNPVDILTYVAWKISGFPKNRVIGSGCNLDSARFRHLMGERLGIHPLSCHGWIVGEHGDSSVPVWSGVNVAGVSLKALHPDLGTDGDKEHWKEVHKQVVDSAYEVIKLKGYTSWAIGLSVGDLAESIMKNLRRVHPISTIVKGLHGIKEDVFLSVPCVLGSNGITDVVKMILKPEEEDKLRKSADTLWAIQKELQF from the exons ATGTCTCTCAAGGATCAGCTCATCCACACTGTCCACAAACAGGAGAGCCATGCTGAGAATAAGATCAGCGTGGTTGGCGTGGGTGCAGTGGGAATGGCCTGTGCCATCAGCATCCTCATGAAG GACTTGGCCGATGAACTCGCCCTTGTTGATGTCGTGGAGGACAAGCTCAGAGGAGAGATGCTGGATCTCCAGCATGGCAGCCTCTTCCTTAAAACTCCAAAGATCGTCTCTGGCAAAG ATTACAGTGTGACTGCACACTCCAAGCTGGTCATTGTCACTGCTGGTGCCCGGCAGCAAGAAGGAGAGAGCCGCCTTAACCTGGTCCAGCGCAACGTGAATATCTTCAAATTCATCATTCCCAACGTCGTTAAATACAGTCCTGACTGCAAGCTGCTTATTGTCTCAAACCCAG TGGATATTTTGACCTATGTGGCCTGGAAGATCAGTGGCTTCCCCAAAAACCGTGTTATTGGGAGTGGCTGCAATCTGGACTCTGCCCGTTTCCGCCACCTCATGGGAGAAAGGCTGGGAATCCACCCCCTGAGCTGCCACGGATGGATCGTTGGAGAGCATGGAGATTCCAGTG TGCCTGTCTGGAGCGGAGTGAATGTTGCTGGTGTCTCTCTGAAGGCTCTTCATCCAGACTTGGGGACTGATGGAGACAAGGAACACTGGAAGGAAGTCCATAAGCAGGTTGTGGACAG TGCCTATGAAGTGATCAAACTGAAGGGGTACACATCCTGGGCTATTGGCCTTTCTGTGGGAGATCTAGCTGAAAGTATCATGAAGAATTTGAGAAGAGTGCACCCCATCTCTACCATTGTTAAG GGCTTGCATGGAATAAAAGAAGACGTCTTCCTAAGTGTTCCTTGTGTACTGGGCAGTAATGGCATCACTGATGTAGTAAAGATGATCCTAAAACCTGAGGAAGAGGACAAATTAAGGAAGAGTGCAGACACACTGTGGGCAATCCAGAAGGAACTACAGTTTTAA